A region of Stigmatopora nigra isolate UIUO_SnigA chromosome 6, RoL_Snig_1.1, whole genome shotgun sequence DNA encodes the following proteins:
- the htt gene encoding huntingtin isoform X3, producing MATMEKLMKAFESLKSFQQQQVPPTAEELVQRQKKDQATTKKDRVTHCLTICENIVAQSLRTSPEFQKLLGIAMEMFLLCSDDSESDVRMVADECLNKIIKALMDSNLPRLQLELYKEIKKNGSSRSLRAAFWRFAELAHLIRPQKCRPYLVNLLPCLTRITKRQEETVQETLALSMPKIMAALGHFANDGEIKVLLKSFVANLKSSSPTIRRTAASCAVSVCQHSRRTSYFYTWLLNVLLGLLIPVDEDHLSHLILGVLLTLRYLMPLLQQQVNTTSLKGSFGVIKKETDVQPTPEQLLQVYELTLHYTQHWDHNVVTASLELLQQMLRTPPPDLLHMLITVGSIPYATVFRQDSESRARSGSILEFIGKMLSGEEDGLEDDPEKTEVTTGAFAAVVGADGSSEGQVDIITEQPRSSQHTLQPADSVDLSTSSEQGGAGGGTSPSNTPDTPTENEEMLSQSSSGGANATPETADYTTPEHTTAEGGPLNDGESLLSANDCSPPPSDSSQTTTEGPDSAVTPSDVAELVLDGSESQYSGMQIGTLQDEEDEGAAPSSQDEPPFLPSALALSKPHLFDVRGHNRQSSDSSVDRFIPKEEPSEMEPDSKPSSINGPIGHYTDQGSEPLVHCVRLLAASFLLTGRKNGVIPDKEVRVSVKALAVSCIGAAGALLPEAFFNSLYLEPLDGIPAEEQQYVSDMLDLISHGDPQIRGATAILSATIIQAALTKTRYNIHTWLASVQSATGNPLSLVDLVPLLRKTLKDESSVTCKMACVAVRHCIMTMCSSTLSELGLQLVIDLLALTDSSYWLVRTELLETLAEMDFRLVNFLERKTQTLHKGDHHYTGRLRLQERVLNNVVIRLLGDDNPRVRHVAASAVSRLVSRLFYDCDQGQTDPVVAIARDQSSVYLQLLMHEAQPPSQFTVSTITRTYRGFNLSNMVADVTLENNLSRVVAAISHAFTSSTSRALTFGCCEALCLLASKFPVCTWSTGWHCGYINSTSTVSSRSNLNRSRGRASSLSQPSVTPNSNTSAPDVERKTLIVGMSNMVLSLLSSAWFPLDLSAHQDALLLAGNLLTAVAPKCMRNPWAGEEDGGNASSHPSGGPNKMEEPWVALSERSLVTMVDHLFSHLLRVLNICAHVLDDTPPGPAVKATLPSLTNTPSLSPIRRKGKEKDVTDAIAVPLSPKKSNEINAGRASDSTSGTVVSKSNTLGSFYHLPPYLKLYDVLKATHANYKVTLDLHTSQEKFGGFLRAALDVLSQLLELATLHDISKSVEEILGYLKSCFSREPTMATVCVQQLLKTLFGTNLASQYDGVLSGPSRAQGKVLRLGSSSLRPGLYHYCFMAPYTHFTQALADASLRNMVQAEQEQDTSGWFDVMQKASNQLRYNIANATRHRSDKNAIHNHIRLFEPLVIKALKQYTTSTSVALQRQVLDLLAQLVQLRVNYCLLDSDQVFIGFVLKQFEYIEVGQFRDSEAVIPNIFFFLVLLSYERYHSKQIIGIPKIIQLCDGIMASGRKAVTHAIPALQPIVHDLFVLRGSNKADAGKELDTQKEVVVSMLLRLVQYHQVLEMFILVLQQCHKENEDKWKRLSRQIADVILPMIAKQQMHLDSPEALGVLNTLFESVAPSSLRPVDMLLKSMFVVPHTMTSVTTVQLWVSGILAVLRVLVSQSTEDIVLSRIHELSLSPHLLCCNTIRRLYQHSPSPNSASPLDIIANQEHNGDALKVLPEETFARFLLQMVGVLLDEISSKRIKVDITEQQHTFYCQQLGTLLMCLIHIFKSGMFRRITAAASLLLKVDQNDSEASLYYRLETLNSMVQGLITTHPSLVLLWCQVLLLINYTNYSWWAEVHQTPRRQSRSCTKLLSPQTSGEGDENAASLFAMINREIVRRGALILFCDYVCQNLHDSEHLTWLIVNHVSDLISLSHEPPVQDFISAVHRNSAASGLFIQAIQSRCDNLTNPTMLKKTLQCLEGIHLSQSGSLLMLYVDKLLNTPFRVLARMVDTLACRRVEMLLAETLQNSIAQLPVEELDRLQEYLQISNLAQRHQRFYSLLDRFRATVAETSSPAPPVTAHPLDGDPPPAPELVNADKEWYVTLVKSQCCLRGDVSLLETTELLTKLPAPDLLSIIRCETFNLSLLYPCMSMGVQRLTRGQGPLLLETALQVTLEQLAGVTQSLPAPHRSFLPTSEPRSYWTQLAEVYDEPTFYPRVLALCRALSQYLLCVNQLPSSLRISGDKEDLITTFACTATEMIVWRLLQDQLPLSVDLQWALACLCLALQQTCIWNKLSTAAYTTKSCSLIYCLHLIIIAVAVSPGDQLLIPEKEKKIARDAEGDEVDSVDAKYECEWKACKIMEELVEGLQNILSLGHHQNSAIPAFLTPTLRNIVISIARLPLVNSFTRVPPLVWKLGWSPHPAGEFGTTLPEIPVDYLQEKDVFREFLYRINILGWSSRTQFEETWATLLGVLVTQPITMDQEEDTQQEEDLERTQLNVLAVQAITSLVLGAMMLPTAGNPAVSCLEQQPRNKSLKALETRFGRKLAVIRGEVEREIQALVSKRDNIHTHHPYHAWDPVPSLSAASAAGMLISHEKLLLQINTEREMGNMDYKLGQVSIHSVWLGNNITPLREEEWGEDEEDEADTPAPTSPPLSPINSRKHRAGVDIHSCSQFLLELYSQWLIPSSSSNRKTPTILVSEVVRSLLAVSDLFTERNQFDMMFATLMELQKLHPPEDEILNQYLVPAICKAAAVLGMDKVIAEPVCRLLETTLRSTHLPSRMGALHGVLYVLECDLLDDTAKQLIPTISEYLLSNLRAIAHCVNLHNQQHVLVMCAVAFYMMENYPLDVGSEFMAAVIQVCGVMVSASEDSTPSVIYHCVLRGLERLLLSEQLSRVDGEALVKLSVDRVNMPSPHRAMAALGLMLTCMYTAVLPSGSGVTRVRGQVDSGSTVAEVVGVTPGHVGFSSGKEKASPTGHPTHSDPQAPDSESIIVAMERVSVLFDRIRKGLPSEARVVSRILPQFLDDFFPPQDVMNKVIGEFLSNQQPYPQFMATVVYKVFQTLHATGQSSMVRDWVLLSLSNFTQRTPVAMAMWSLSCFFVSASTSQWISALLPHVISRMGSSEVVDVNLFCLVAMDFYRHQIDEELDRRAFQSVFETVATPGSPYHQLLGSLQSIHQDTSL from the exons atggcCACGATGGAGAAGTTAATGAAGGCCTTTGAGTCGCTTAAGTCATTCCAGCAGCAGCAGGTACCACCGACTGCCGAGGAGCTTGTCCAGAGACA GAAAAAAGATCAGGCcacgacaaaaaaagacagagtcACACACTGCTTGACAATATGTGAAAATATAGTGGCACAGTCTCTCAG AACATCTCCAGAGTTCCAGAAATTGTTGGGAATCGCCATGGAAATGTTTCTTCTCTGCAGTGATGACAGTGAATCGGATGTCCGCATGGTTGCTGATGAGTGCCTGAACAAAATAATCAAA GCACTGATGGACTCCAATCTTCCCCGACTGCAGCTGGAGCTgtataaagaaattaaaaag AATGGGTCCTCTCGGAGTTTAAGAGCAGCTTTTTGGAGGTTTGCTGAGCTCGCTCACCTCATCAGACCTCAGAAATGCAG GCCGTATTTGGTCAACCTATTGCCGTGCCTCACCAGAATCACCAAGCGGCAGGAGGAGACTGTACAAGAGACACTGGCTTTGTCCATGCCGAAAATCATGGCGGCCTTGGGACACTTTGCCAATGATGGCGAGATCAAG GTTCTGTTGAAGTCATTTGTTGCCAACTTGAAATCCAGCTCCCCCACCATCAGAAGGACAGCTGCCAGCTGTGCTGTTAGTGTGTGTCAACACTCAAGACGCACCAGTTACTTTTACACATGGCTCCTTAATGTGCTGCTAG GTCTCTTGATTCCGGTTGATGAGGATCATCTCAGCCATCTCATCCTTGGGGTGCTTTTGACCCTGCGCTATCTGATGCCTCTGCTGCAGCAGCAGGTTAACACCACAAGCCTCAAAGGAAGCTTTGGAGTCATCAAAAAAGAGACTGATGTGCAGCCAACACCTGAACAGCTGCTACAG GTTTATGAGCTGACTTTACACTACACACAGCACTGGGACCACAACGTGGTAACGGCATCATTGGAGCTCCTGCAACAAATGTTAAGGACTCCTCCTCCAGACCTTTTGCACATGCTCATTACTGTGGGATCCATTCCATATGCCACCGTGTTTCGTCAAGATTCTGAAAGTCGTGCGCGCTCTGGCAGTATTCTGGAGTTCATTG GAAAAATGCTGTCAGGGGAGGAAGATGGTTTGGAAGATGATCCTGAAAAGACAGAGGTCACCACGGGAGCTTTTGCAG CTGTTGTTGGAGCTGATGGCTCCTCAGAAGGACAGGTGGACATCATCACTGAACAGCCACGTTCCTCCCAACATACCTTGCAGCCCGCTGACTCTGTAGACTTGAGTACCTCCTCTGAACAAGGTGGTGCAGGCGGAGGGACATCCCCCTCAAATACTCCCGATACCCCTACGGAAAATGAGGAGATGCTGAGTCAGAGCTCAAGCGGCGGGGCCAACGCTACTCCAGAAACGGCTGACTATACAACACCTGAGCACACCACCGCTGAAGGCGGGCCGTTAAATGACGGCGAGTCACTTCTGAGCGCTAACGATTGCTCGCCTCCTCCCAGCGACTCGTCTCAGACGACCACCGAAGGGCCAGATTCAGCTGTCACCCCTTCGGATGTTGCAGAGTTG GTGCTAGATGGCAGTGAGAGTCAGTACTCTGGAATGCAGATTGGAACACTTCAGGATGAGGAAGATGAAGGAGCGGCACCTTCCTCCCAAGATGAGCCCCCATTTCTGCCATCCGCACTAG CACTCAGCAAACCACATCTCTTCGATGTACGAGGTCACAATCGGCAGAGTTCTGACAGCAGCGTGGATCGCTTCATACCAAAGGAAGAACCCTCTGAAATGGAACCTGATAGCAAG CCATCGAGTATAAATGGTCCAATTGGACATTATACAGACCAGGGGTCGGAGCCACTAGTGCACTGTGTCAGGCTTCTTGCTGCATCCTTCTTGTTGACGGGACGAAAAAATG GTGTGATCCCTGATAAGGAGGTGCGAGTTAGTGTAAAGGCTCTGGCGGTCAGTTGCATTGGTGCTGCTGGGGCACTGCTTCCTGAAGCCTTCTTTAATTCTCTCTACCTGGAGCCGCTGGACGGCATCCCAGCAgaag AGCAGCAGTATGTCAGTGACATGCTTGACTTAATCAGCCATGGAGACCCCCAAATTAGAGGTGCCACAGCCATCCTCTCTGCAACCATTATTCAAGCTGCACTCACAAAAACACGTTACAACATACACACTTGGCTGGCCAGTGTGCAGAGTGCAACAG GAAATCCTTTATCCCTGGTTGACTTGGTGCCTTTACTAAGAAAAACTCTAAAAGATGAATCTTCAGTAACCTGCAAAATGGCTTGTGTTGCAGTCAGG CACTGCATCATGACCATGTGCAGCAGTACACTTAGTGAGCTGGGCCTCCAATTGGTGATTGACCTGCTGGCCCTGACAGACTCATCCTACTGGCTTGTTCGCACAGAATTGTTGGAAACACTCGCTGAGATGGATTTCCG GTTAGTGAATTTCCTTGAGAGAAAGACTCAGACTCTGCACAAGGGCGACCATCACTACACTGGG CGTCTTCGACTGCAGGAACGTGTTCTAAATAATGTAGTAATTCGTCTGTTGGGGGATGATAACCCAAGAGTCCGTCATGTTGCAGCTTCTGCTGTCAGCAG GCTTGTATCTAGATTGTTTTACGACTGTGACCAGGGCCAAACAGACCCTGTTGTCGCCATTGCCCGAGACCAGAGTTCCGTTTACCTGCAGCTGTTGATGCATGAGGCACAGCCCCCCTCTCAATTCACAGTCAGCACTATCACAAG GACTTATCGTGGTTTTAACCTCTCCAACATGGTGGCTGACGTCACATTGGAAAACAACTTGTCTCGTGTTGTTGCTGCTATCTCCCATGCATTCACCTCCTCAACCTCGAGGGCTCTTACT TTTGGCTGCTGTGAAGCACTATGTCTCCTGGCTTCAAAATTTCCTGTGTGCACATGGAGCACAGGCTGGCACTGTGGCTATATTAACTCCACTAGTACAGTTTCTTCTCGGTCCAATCTCAACCGCAGCCGGGGCAGGGCTTCAAG TCTGTCCCAGCCCAGTGTCACCCCAAACTCAAACACTTCAGCACCTGATGTGGAGCGAAAGACCCTCATAGTGGGAATGTCCAACATGGTACTTTCCTTGCTGTCATCTGCCTGGTTTCCACTAGACCTTTCTGCACACCAGGATGCATTGTTGCTTGCTGGAAACCTGTTGACTG CGGTGGCTCCAAAATGCATGCGCAACCCCTGGGCTGGAGAGGAAGATGGTGGCAATGCAAGCTCTCATCCTAGTGGAGGCCCAAATAAGATGGAAGAACCTTGGGTAGCATTGTCAGAGCGCTCCCTGGTGACAATGGTGGACCACCTTTTTTCTCACCTCCTAAGGGTTCTCAACATCTGTGCCCATGTGCTGGATGACACTCCCCCGGGACCAGCAGTTAAG GCCACACTGCCCTCCCTGACCAACACACCCTCACTCAGTCCTATACGCAGGAAGGGCAAAGAGAAGGATGTTACAGATGCCATCGCTGTACCTTTGAGTCCAAAGAAAAGCAATGAGATTAATGCAG GCAGAGCCTCTGACAGCACAAGTGGAACAGTAGTAAGCAAGTCTAACACTCTTGGTAGTTTCTACCACCTGCCACCCTACCTCAAGCTTTACGATGTCCTCAAAGCAACTCATGCTAACTACAAG GTAACCTTGGACCTTCACACTAGTCAGGAGAAGTTTGGTGGTTTCCTCCGTGCTGCTTTGGATGTTCTGTCTCAACTGCTTGAGTTGGCCACACTTCATGACATCAGCAAG TCTGTGGAAGAAATATTGGGCTATCTGAAGTCTTGCTTCTCCCGGGAACCTACTATGGCTACAGTTTGTGTTCAACAG TTGTTAAAAACACTGTTTGGAACCAACTTGGCATCCCAGTATGATGGTGTCCTGAGTGGACCAAGCCGTGCTCAGGGCAAAGTGCTTCGTCTTGGATCGTCCAGCCTGAGGCCAGGCCTGTACCACTACTGCTTCATGGCACCATACACCCACTTCACACAGGCTCTGGCAGATGCCAGCCTCCGCAACATGGTGCAGGCTGAGCAAGAGCAGGACACCTCTGG GTGGTTTGATGTAATGCAGAAGGCATCGAACCAGCTTAGGTATAACATTGCAAATGCTACACGCCACAGAAGTGACAAG AATGCCATCCACAACCACATCCGTCTCTTTGAACCACTTGTGATTAAAGCTTTGAAGCAGTACACAACTAGCACATCTGTGGCCCTGCAGAGACAGGTTTTGGATCTTTTGGCACAACTTGTGCAGCTCAGAGTCAACTATTGCTTACTGGATTCTGATCAG GTCTTCATTGGGTTTGTCTTGAAGCAGTTTGAATATATTGAAGTGGGACAGTTTCG AGATTCCGAGGCTGTCATACCcaacatatttttcttcctgGTACTACTTTCCTATGAACGCTATCACTCCAAGCAGATAATCGGTATCCCCAAAATCATCCAGCTGTGTGATGGCATAATGGCCAGTGGTAGGAAAGCTGTCACGCACG CAATCCCTGCTTTGCAGCCAATAGTTCATGACCTCTTTGTCTTGAGGGGCTCTAATAAGGCCGACGCAGGCAAAGAGTTGGATACGCAGAAAGAAGTGGTGGTGTCCATGCTTCTCAGACTTGTTCAGTACCACCAG GTTTTGGAGATGTTCATCCTTGTTCTGCAGCAGTGtcacaaagaaaatgaagataAGTGGAAGAGGTTGTCACGACAGATTGCTGATGTGATACTCCCCATGATTGCCAAGCAGCAG ATGCATTTGGATTCTCCTGAGGCTTTAGGTGTTCTGAACACTCTTTTTGAGAGTGTAGCACCTTCCTCTCTTAGGCCTGTGGATATGCTGCTAAAGAGCATGTTTGTGGTCCCGCATACCATG ACATCCGTGACTACAGTCCAACTGTGGGTATCTGGTATTCTGGCAGTGCTCAGGGTACTTGTCTCTCAGTCAACTGAAGATATTGTGTTATCACGAATCCACGAGCTTTCCCTTTCCCCACATTTACTTTGCTGCAACACAATCAGACGCCTCTATCAACACAGTCCTTCTCCAAATTCAGCCTCCCCATTAGATATAATTGCTAATCAAGAACATAATGGTGATGCACTAAAAGTCCTACCTGAAGAAACCTTTGCCAG GTTCCTACTCCAAATGGTTGGAGTCCTGCTAGATGAAATTTCCTCGAAACGCATCAAAGTGGATATTACGGAACAACAACACACTTTTTATTGCCAGCAGCTGGGTACCCTGCTCATGTGTTTGATACACATCTTCAAAAGCG GAATGTTTCGCAGGATCACAGCTGCTGCAAGTCTCCTTCTAAAAGTTGACCAGAATGACTCGGAAGCTAGCCTTTATTACCGTTTAGAGACCCTGAACAGCATGGTGCAGGGCCTGATCACCACCCACCCCTCTCTGGTGCTCCTCTGGTGCCAAGTCCTCCTTCTCATCAACTACACAAACTACTCATGGTGGGCTGAGGTTCACCAAACACCAAG GAGACAAAGCCGATCATGCACAAAACTGCTCAGCCCTCAGACTTCAGGAGAAGGCGATGAGAATGCTGCCTCTCTATTCGCCATGATCAACAGAGAGATTGTCCGCAGGGGTGCCCTCATCCTCTTTTGTGATTATGTG tGTCAGAATCTCCATGACTCGGAGCATCTAACCTGGCTGATAGTTAACCATGTCAGTGATCTCATCAGCCTCTCCCATGAGCCACCTGTGCAAGATTTTATCAGTGCTGTGCACCGAAATTCAGCTGCCAGCGGTCTCTTCATCCAAGCTATACAATCCCGCTGCGATAACCTGACCAAT CCTACCATGTTGAAAAAGACGCTCCAATGTTTAGAAGGTATCCATCTGAGTCAGTCTGGTTCTCTACTGATGCTCTATGTGGATAAGCTGCTCAACACACCCTTTCGGGTTTTGGCCCGTATGGTGGACACGCTGGCGTGTCGCAGGGTAGAGATGCTGCTGGCTGAAACATTGCAG AACAGCATTGCCCAGCTGCCTGTGGAAGAACTGGACAGACTTCAGGAATATCTTCAGATCAGTAACCTGGCTCAAAG GCATCAGAGGTTTTACTCCCTGCTGGACAGGTTTCGAGCCACTGTTGCTGAAACTAGTAGCCCAGCCCCTCCTGTGACAGCACACCCACTTGATGGGGATCCACCCCCTGCCCCCGAGCTGGTCAATGCAGATAAG gaatggTATGTGACTCTTGTGAAGTCTCAGTGTTGTCTTCGTGGAGATGTGTCTCTGTTGGAGACAACTGAACTCCTTACCAAGCTGCCTGCCCCTGATCTTCTCAGCATTATTAGATGTGAA ACATTCAATCTGAGTTTGCTGTACCCATGCATGAGCATGGGTGTCCAACGGCTAACAAGGGGCCAGGGGCCACTCCTGTTGGAAACGGCGTTGCAGGTGACCTTAGAGCAACTTGCTGGGGTCACACAGTCACTCCCTGCCCCACACCGGTCCTTTTTGCCAACTTCTGAGCCACGATCTTACTGGACCCAACTCGCTGAGGTGTATG ATGAGCCAACTTTCTACCCCAGGGTTTTAGCCCTTTGTAGAGCTCTCTCTCAGTACCTTCTGTGTGTAAACCAACTACCTTCCTCATTGCGTATTTCCGGTGACAAAGAAGACCTCATAACTACATTTGCATGCACTGCCACTGAG ATGATAGTCTGGCGTCTACTTCAGGATCAACTTCCCCTGAGTGTGGACCTGCAGTGGGCTCTTGCTTGTTTGTGCTTGGCCCTGCAGCAAACTTGCATTTGGAACAAATTGTCCACTGCAGCATACACCACAAAATCCTGCTCCCTCATCTACTGTTTACATCTTATTATAATTGCTG TTGCTGTTAGCCCCGGGGACCAGCTTCTGATCCcagagaaggagaaaaaaattgctAGAGATGCTGAAGGAGATGAAGTTGATTCAGTAGACGCTAAAT ATGAATGTGAATGGAAAGCATGTAAGATCATGGAAGAACTAGTAGAAGGCCTACAGAACATTCTTTCTTTAGGTCACCATCAAAACAGTGCAATCCCTGCTTTTCTGACGCCAACTTTACGCAACATTGTAATCAGTATTGCCCGTTTACCACTGGTCAACAGTTTCACGCGGGTCCCTCCACTG GTTTGGAAACTCGGCTGGTCACCGCACCCTGCAGGGGAGTTTGGTACAACACTGCCCGAGATCCCTGTGGATTATCTGCAGGAAAAGGATGTCTTTCGAGAGTTCTTGTACCGCATAAATATACTTG GATGGAGTAGTAGGACTCAATTTGAGGAGACCTGGGCCACATTGCTGGGCGTGCTGGTCACCCAACCAATCACAATGGACCAGGAGGAGGACACACAGCAAGAG GAAGATTTGGAGCGGACTCAGTTGAATGTATTGGCAGTACAAGCCATTACTAGCCTAGTCTTGGGTGCAATGATGCTCCCCACTGCTGGCAACCCAGCTGTCAGCTGCCTGGAGCAGCAGCCTCGTAATAAGAGCCTCAAGGCCTTGGAGACACG ATTTGGAAGAAAATTGGCAGTCATTCGTGGTGAGGTTGAGAGAGAAATACAGGCTCTTGTTTCCAAGAGAGACAATATTCACACACACCACCCGTACCACGCCTGGGACCCCGTGCCTTCTTTGTCTGCGGCCTCAGCAG CAGGGATGTTGATAAGTCATGAAAAGTTGCTGCTTCAGATCAACACAGAGCGTGAAATGGGAAATATGGATTATAAATTAGGACAG GTGTCCATCCATTCAGTCTGGTTGGGAAATAATATCACCCCGTTGCGTGAGGAAGAATGGGGtgaggatgaagaagatgaaGCAGATACACCAGCGCCCACCTCCCCACCTTTATCACCAATTAATTCTAG AAAACATCGTGCAGGTGTGGACATTCATTCATGCTCCCAGTTTCTCCTGGAGCTCTACAGCCAGTGGCTTATTCCAAGCTCTTCAAGTAACCGGAAAACTCCAACTATACTTGTCAGTGAAGTGGTCCGATCG CTGCTGGCAGTGTCAGACTTATTCACAGAGAGAAACCAATTTGACATGATGTTCGCAACCCTGATGGAACTGCAGAAGCTTCACCCACCAGAGGATGAGATCCTTAATCAGTATTTGGTGCCTGCTATCTGCAAGGCGGCTGCTGTATTGGGCATG GACAAAGTGATTGCGGAACCAGTGTGTCGCTTATTAGAAACAACCCTGCGTAGCACACACCTACCCAGTCGGATGGGGGCTCTTCATGGGGTGCTGTACGTCTTGGAGTGTGACCTTTTAGACGACACGGCAAAGCAGCTGATACCAACCATTTCGGAGTACCTGCTGTCCAACTTGAGGGCCATTGCTCA TTGTGTGAACCTCCATAACCAGCAGCATGTCCTCGTCATGTGTGCTGTGGCTTTTTACATGATGGAAAACTACCCTCTTGATGTCGGATCTGAGTTCATGGCTGCTGTTATTCAG GTGTGTGGTGTGATGGTGTCAGCCAGTGAGGACTCCACCCCTTCTGTAATCTATCATTGTGTGCTGCGGGGTTTGGAACGTCTCTTGCTCTCTGAGCAACTGTCTCGTGTGGATGGAGAGGCATTGGTTAAACTGAGTGTCGACAGAGTGAACATGCCTTCACCTCACAGAGCTATGGCCGCCCTGGGGCTCATGCTCACCTGCATGTATACTG CGGTGCTTCCGTCCGGTTCAGGAGTCACAAGGGTTAGGGGTCAGGTTGACTCTGGCTCTACTGTAGCGGAGGTGGTGGGGGTCACGCCGGGTCATGTTGGTTTCTCCTCAGGGAAGGAGAAAGCCAGCCCCACAGGTCACCCCACACACTCGGATCCTCAGGCCCCAGACAGTGAGTCCATCATCGTTGCCATGGAGAGGGTCTCCGTGCTCTTTGACAG GATCCGGAAAGGTTTGCCCAGTGAAGCCCGGGTAGTCTCGAGGATTCTGCCACAATTCCTAGATGATTTCTTCCCACCTCAAGATGTGATGAACAAGGTCATTGGGGAATTCCTATCCAACCAGCAACCATATCCGCAATTTATGGCCACTGTTGTATACAAG GTTTTCCAGACACTCCATGCAACTGGCCAGTCGTCCATGGTGCGAGACTGGGTGCTACTGTCCTTGTCAAACTTCACGCAGAGAACACCGGTGGCGATGGCTATGTGGAGTCTCTCCTGCTTCTTTGTCTCTGCTTCTACTTCACAGTGGATCTCAGCCTT ACTTCCTCACGTCATCAGCAGAATGGGTTCCAGTGAAGTGGTAGATGTCAACCTATTTTGCTTGGTTGCCATGGACTTCTACCGGCACCAAATTGATGAAGAGCTGGACCGCAGGGCCTTCCAGTCTGTCTTTGAGACAGTGGCGACACCTGGAAGCCCTTACCACCAGCTTTT